A stretch of the Planktothricoides raciborskii GIHE-MW2 genome encodes the following:
- the nadB gene encoding L-aspartate oxidase, producing MNPSDLLSSAKDSLDYFDVLVVGAGAAGLYAALCLPESLQVGLITKDQLTISASDWAQGGMAAAIASDDSPQLHILDTLKAGAGLCELPAVKFLAEHGKECVESLIKLGVGFDRKENDLALTLEAAHSRRRVLHASDTTGRAVVSTLTEQVLKRPNIKIFSPALAISLWLKENSPPDSPQNSATTPQCQGVCLVYQGKIYWVRSGAVVLATGGGGQVFAQTTNPSVSTGDGVAIAWRSGAILRDLEFFQFHPTALTKPGAPRFLISEAVRGEGAHLVDDQGRRFVFDYHPSGELAPRDIVSRAIFSHLQHRGSDPVTGHVWLDLRPIPVEKIRYRFPNIIRVCQKWGIDLFNEPIPVAPAAHYWMGGIVTDLMCATSIPGLYAVGETSSTGVQGANRLASNSLLECIVFGAQLGHLQPSSPPNESLTNTAPNSSPNISVWETWPSQQAKIQQIRQDLPRVVWQSAGICRGQAGLAEAIAQVTAWQTEFAALPITQYLIDLEPSLPISLSLADADGQLRQWAETRNLLDVAYLILTSAAFRTESRGGHYRSDFPHTDPNWQVHTMVKRNTWWKSALVSNSDSGSA from the coding sequence GTGAATCCATCAGACTTACTCTCTTCTGCTAAAGACTCTCTGGACTATTTTGATGTCCTGGTGGTGGGTGCTGGAGCCGCCGGTCTTTATGCGGCATTGTGCCTACCAGAATCGTTACAAGTGGGCTTAATTACCAAAGATCAGCTAACAATTTCTGCCAGTGATTGGGCTCAGGGGGGAATGGCTGCGGCGATCGCCTCTGACGACTCACCTCAACTGCATATTCTGGACACCCTCAAAGCGGGCGCCGGACTCTGTGAGCTTCCAGCGGTCAAATTTCTCGCCGAACATGGCAAAGAATGTGTCGAATCTTTAATCAAACTTGGGGTTGGCTTTGACCGGAAAGAAAACGACTTGGCGTTGACCTTAGAAGCAGCCCATTCGCGCCGCCGGGTGCTCCATGCCTCCGACACCACTGGGCGAGCCGTGGTCAGTACCTTAACCGAGCAGGTACTCAAACGACCGAATATTAAAATCTTTTCTCCCGCCCTGGCGATTAGTCTTTGGCTCAAAGAAAATTCGCCCCCCGACAGTCCGCAGAATTCGGCCACGACGCCTCAATGTCAGGGAGTCTGCTTAGTTTATCAAGGGAAAATTTACTGGGTGAGATCCGGTGCCGTAGTCTTGGCTACTGGAGGAGGAGGTCAAGTTTTCGCTCAAACCACCAATCCCTCGGTGAGTACGGGAGATGGAGTAGCGATCGCTTGGCGATCCGGGGCAATTTTAAGAGACTTAGAATTTTTTCAATTTCACCCTACCGCTTTAACCAAACCCGGTGCCCCCCGCTTCCTGATCAGTGAAGCCGTCCGGGGAGAAGGGGCGCACTTGGTAGACGATCAAGGGCGTCGATTTGTGTTTGACTACCACCCATCGGGAGAACTAGCTCCCAGAGATATCGTCAGTCGAGCCATATTTAGCCACTTGCAACATCGGGGGTCAGATCCAGTCACCGGCCATGTTTGGTTGGATCTACGCCCAATTCCCGTAGAGAAAATTCGTTATCGTTTTCCCAACATTATTCGAGTTTGTCAAAAGTGGGGCATTGACCTATTTAATGAACCGATCCCCGTCGCACCAGCAGCCCATTATTGGATGGGGGGAATTGTCACCGATTTAATGTGTGCCACTTCTATCCCCGGTTTATATGCCGTGGGGGAAACCAGCAGCACCGGAGTTCAAGGGGCGAATCGTTTAGCCAGTAATTCTCTGCTCGAATGTATTGTATTTGGCGCACAACTCGGTCATCTTCAACCCAGTTCCCCGCCCAATGAATCGTTAACCAATACTGCCCCGAACAGTTCCCCGAACATCTCGGTTTGGGAAACTTGGCCGAGTCAACAAGCCAAAATCCAACAGATCCGGCAGGATTTACCTCGCGTGGTGTGGCAAAGTGCCGGGATATGTCGGGGACAAGCGGGTTTAGCTGAGGCGATCGCCCAAGTCACCGCGTGGCAAACTGAATTTGCCGCTTTACCCATTACCCAATATCTGATCGACCTTGAACCCAGCCTGCCCATTAGCCTATCTCTCGCGGATGCCGATGGGCAATTACGTCAATGGGCGGAAACCCGCAATCTCTTAGATGTCGCCTATTTAATACTTACCAGTGCTGCTTTTAGAACCGAAAGTAGAGGGGGGCATTATCGGAGCGATTTTCCGCACACGGATCCTAATTGGCAAGTTCACACAATGGTAAAAAGAAACACTTGGTGGAAGTCTGCCCTGGTTTCTAACTCAGACTCCGGTAGCGCATAA
- the psbU gene encoding photosystem II complex extrinsic protein PsbU, whose protein sequence is MRRLLRSLAVVCVFSLSLLGWMGSAQSALAANLTQFAQNAPFLFAEVKLRNPLEDKFYEIGNKIDLNNTNIRSFRELQGFYPNLASKIIKNAPYEKVEDVLNIPGLSETQKARLQENLDKFTATEPLPELIEGDDRINKGYYK, encoded by the coding sequence ATGAGACGATTGCTGCGCTCATTGGCGGTTGTATGTGTATTTAGCCTAAGTCTGTTGGGATGGATGGGTTCTGCCCAGAGTGCATTAGCGGCTAATTTAACCCAGTTCGCCCAAAATGCGCCCTTCCTATTCGCCGAAGTCAAGCTTCGCAATCCCCTGGAAGACAAATTTTACGAAATCGGCAACAAAATCGATTTAAATAACACCAATATTCGTTCATTTCGCGAGTTACAAGGGTTCTATCCGAATCTGGCCAGTAAAATTATCAAAAATGCCCCGTATGAAAAGGTTGAGGATGTGTTAAACATTCCTGGACTCTCCGAAACGCAAAAAGCTCGTTTACAAGAGAATCTAGACAAATTCACCGCCACCGAACCACTGCCAGAGTTGATCGAAGGCGACGATCGCATTAACAAAGGCTACTATAAGTAA
- a CDS encoding DUF561 domain-containing protein — MTIQPKLQRAFQEGRALKIIAGLTNFDPTSVAKVVRAADRGGATFLDIAADPELVKLAKSLTNLPICVSAVEAAKFVPAVAAGADLIEIGNFDAFYAQGIRFEAAEVLQLTRETRALLPEITLSVTVPHILELDRQVELAEALVKAGADIIQTEGGTSSQPAHPGTLGLIEKAAPTLAAAAEISRAVSVPVLCASGISNVTAPMAIAAGAAGVGVGSAVNRLESEIEMIAVVRSLVEALATVSRSQVAV, encoded by the coding sequence ATGACGATTCAACCAAAACTACAGAGAGCATTCCAAGAAGGCCGCGCTCTTAAAATTATTGCCGGACTGACCAACTTCGATCCGACCAGCGTCGCCAAAGTGGTTCGGGCTGCCGATCGCGGTGGGGCTACTTTTCTGGATATTGCCGCTGACCCAGAATTGGTCAAATTAGCCAAAAGCTTAACCAACCTGCCTATCTGCGTTTCTGCGGTAGAAGCCGCCAAGTTTGTCCCGGCAGTCGCTGCCGGTGCGGATTTAATTGAAATCGGTAATTTTGATGCGTTTTATGCCCAAGGCATCCGGTTTGAAGCGGCAGAAGTGCTGCAACTGACCCGCGAAACTCGCGCCCTGTTGCCGGAAATTACCTTATCTGTCACCGTTCCGCACATTCTGGAACTGGATCGACAAGTAGAATTGGCCGAAGCATTGGTCAAAGCTGGGGCGGATATTATCCAAACCGAAGGCGGCACCAGCAGCCAGCCCGCTCACCCCGGCACTCTGGGCTTGATTGAAAAAGCTGCCCCCACTTTGGCAGCAGCGGCGGAAATTTCTCGCGCCGTATCCGTGCCCGTGTTATGTGCCTCCGGCATTTCTAACGTCACAGCCCCAATGGCGATCGCTGCGGGCGCCGCTGGTGTCGGTGTTGGTTCTGCTGTCAACCGTCTGGAAAGCGAAATCGAAATGATCGCTGTGGTGCGTAGTTTGGTTGAAGCCTTGGCTACGGTCAGCCGTTCTCAAGTTGCGGTGTAG